The Dreissena polymorpha isolate Duluth1 chromosome 10, UMN_Dpol_1.0, whole genome shotgun sequence genome includes a region encoding these proteins:
- the LOC127849179 gene encoding G-protein coupled receptor Mth-like — translation MSSSPSKTSTVYGYISLICLTISIASLIVMLSVYLILKNLRTLPGLNIMSLSTRLLMSSSLLFANNFVIVDIEWLCQTLGFLLHFTLLSGFCWMFICTFHMMRTLTSLKSFNKNAQSSYRTHLRYMAVAECSAIVLTASQVLVSMLTENTLGYGGRPCYLTNPRSILFFVAIPISIVMVVNLVMYISVIVKIMRLPEMGENNSREKNNLKIFVKLSTITGLTWIFGIVYELTDVELFSLLFILFNASQGVLIMFSFVINKRVAGLLRKKNNSASRGLSTQKSTRSATKMPEASEHMQSIRSATEITEAYEHMKSTSSATEITEDFVHMQSTSCVTYINNASQHI, via the coding sequence atgtCATCAAGTCCTTCGAAAACCAGTACGGTATATGGCTATATCTCTTTAATATGCTTAACAATATCAATAGCCTCGCTGATAGTCATGCTTAGtgtgtatttgatacttaaaaacCTTCGAACACTACCTGGCTTAAATATAATGTCACTATCGACACGGTTACTAATGTCCAGTTCGTTGTTGTTTGCTAACAATTTTGTAATTGTTGATATCGAATGGCTCTGTCAAACACTCGGGTTTTTACTGCATTTCACTTTGCTCTCTGGATTCTGTTGGATGTTCATATGCACATTCCACATGATGCGAACATTAACCAGTCTGAAAAGCTTTAACAAGAATGCCCAAAGTTCATACAGAACACACTTAAGATACATGGCTGTCGCGGAATGTTCGGCAATTGTTCTGACTGCTTCTCAAGTATTAGTATCAATGCTAACGGAGAATACACTTGGATATGGTGGTCGTCCTTGTTACCTCACCAATCCTCGGAGTATACTGTTCTTTGTTGCTATACCAATTTCTATAGTGATGGTCGTTAATTTGGTCATGTACATTTCCGTGATCGTGAAAATTATGCGTCTCCCTGAAATGGGCGAGAACAATTCTCGCGAGaaaaataatctaaaaatatTCGTGAAGCTGTCGACAATTACTGGTTTGACTTGGATATTTGGGATCGTTTATGAGCTTACCGACGTGGAGCTGTTTAGTTTACTTTTCATACTGTTCAACGCCAGTCAAGGGGTTTTGATTATGTTTTCATTCGTAATCAACAAACGTGTTGCCGGCTTGCTCCGCAAAAAGAATAACTCTGCGTCTAGAGGCTTGTCTACACAGAAGTCAACTCGTTCCGCTACGAAGATGCCCGAGGCTTCCGAACACATGCAGTCAATTCGTTCCGCCACGGAGATTACCGAGGCTTACGAGCACATGAAGTCAACTAGTTCCGCTACGGAGATAACTGAGGATTTCGTGCACATGCAGTCAACAAGTTGCGTTACGTACATAAACAATGCTTCACAACACATATAG